One stretch of Thalassophryne amazonica chromosome 17, fThaAma1.1, whole genome shotgun sequence DNA includes these proteins:
- the LOC117530057 gene encoding basic salivary proline-rich protein 2-like, whose protein sequence is MEMGPGRRAPGGTRRKREAEEHRGQEGQPPEPPEQHNGPTREWPDGAGTPPQRRHRKQPHTQGKHAGCRQGPSRGGAQSTTLATAPRERSKQRRGQGAKAPSQLNPERRQGPPAYEGGARPPEKRGDPPPGPGSTRGPPDT, encoded by the coding sequence atggaaatgggtccaggacgcagggccccaggaggaaccaggcgaAAAAGGGAAGCTGAagagcacaggggccaggaagggcagccaccagagccaccggagCAGCACAACGGACCAACAAGGGAGTGGCCCGATGGTGCTGGAACACCCCCCCaacggaggcacaggaagcaaccccatacccaagggaagcatgcaGGGTGTCGGCAGGGCCCATCAAGAGGGGGGGCCCAGAGCACCACCCTGGCCACAGCCCCAAGAGAGAGAAGCAAGCAGCGGCGGGGACAAGGGGCAAAGGCGCCATCGCAACTGAACCCAGAGCGCAGGCAGGGCCCACCGGCATATGAGGGCGGGGCCCGGCCCCCAGAAAAGAGGGGAGACCCACCCCctgggccaggaagcacacgGGGCCCCCCAGACACCTGA